A single region of the Enterococcus mundtii genome encodes:
- a CDS encoding helix-turn-helix domain-containing protein codes for MKNFQLNFITDKVKLRWFQILKELESTRICTTAQLIGMTNSTARTLVNDINYLREYFENVADIQSSKQGYSLNIHSSETYLEKKRAILEDEPLFIILEQIFFNELQSIYDWADYFHISESTMITYVKKIADQVKEFNITLELNPVNLIGSEADIRNFYFAFYYESDITPHTVFPSIATQEVVIKIVNLLERPNQKVSSFGYFSYLLYLSIERILCGCMVELDPELKDIVLNDPEFHRLSPAYSIVKDYFNIDLTQEEAIFIFSSVLCRRGIENPKQEKYFCERYNRWPLIIALTSSYYQMIKRNTHTQAHELILLESFFTSIKLRSLLSKSGNKNIQDTNEYAKTLFSNEYKKNRAFLEKNPSFHHLFSDDHLDDICASLTIFTESIKEKYWKNPTNIAFIFEGNEYISQHLEALVRKYLGGFQNIYFLRPNELCASYIENHEIDLLVTNYNEYLTFSSLGLECLLLKTVPDASDWKKLLNKIDPQLLQKFRTQH; via the coding sequence TTGAAAAATTTTCAATTAAATTTTATAACAGATAAAGTAAAATTACGTTGGTTCCAAATCTTGAAAGAGTTAGAGTCTACTAGAATCTGTACGACAGCCCAACTGATTGGCATGACAAACAGTACAGCCAGGACATTAGTCAACGACATCAATTATTTGAGAGAATATTTCGAGAACGTCGCGGATATCCAATCCTCGAAACAAGGTTATTCTTTAAACATCCATTCTTCAGAAACCTACCTAGAAAAAAAAAGAGCGATTCTCGAAGATGAACCACTCTTTATTATTCTTGAACAAATTTTTTTCAACGAACTTCAGTCTATTTATGATTGGGCAGATTATTTTCATATCTCTGAGAGCACGATGATCACGTACGTTAAAAAAATTGCAGATCAAGTAAAAGAATTCAATATCACCCTTGAGCTAAATCCCGTCAATTTGATCGGATCAGAAGCCGATATTCGAAATTTTTATTTTGCTTTCTATTACGAATCAGATATTACACCCCACACGGTTTTTCCATCAATTGCGACGCAAGAAGTAGTGATTAAAATTGTTAACCTATTGGAGCGTCCTAATCAAAAAGTTTCTTCATTTGGTTATTTTAGTTATTTATTATACCTCTCTATTGAACGGATATTATGTGGTTGTATGGTGGAACTCGACCCTGAATTAAAAGATATTGTCCTTAATGATCCAGAGTTTCACCGACTTTCACCTGCATATTCGATTGTGAAGGATTATTTTAATATTGACCTAACACAAGAAGAAGCCATTTTTATTTTTAGTTCTGTTTTATGCCGTAGAGGTATCGAAAATCCGAAACAGGAAAAATATTTTTGTGAAAGGTATAATCGATGGCCACTAATAATAGCGCTTACAAGTAGCTATTATCAAATGATCAAGAGAAATACGCACACACAAGCACACGAGTTAATCTTATTAGAATCTTTTTTCACGTCCATCAAGCTACGTAGTCTATTGTCTAAAAGCGGAAATAAAAATATCCAAGATACAAATGAGTATGCCAAAACCTTGTTTAGCAATGAATATAAAAAAAATCGAGCTTTTTTAGAAAAAAATCCCTCCTTCCATCATTTGTTCTCTGATGATCATTTGGATGATATCTGTGCTAGTTTAACGATATTCACTGAGTCAATCAAAGAAAAATATTGGAAAAACCCTACGAATATCGCATTTATTTTTGAAGGAAATGAGTATATCAGTCAACATCTCGAAGCCTTAGTTCGAAAATATTTAGGGGGATTTCAAAATATCTACTTTCTTCGTCCAAATGAGCTATGCGCCTCTTATATTGAAAATCATGAGATCGATCTCTTAGTCACGAATTACAATGAATACTTGACATTTTCTTCGTTAGGTCTTGAATGTCTTTTATTAAAAACAGTACCTGATGCCTCAGATTGGAAAAAATTACTAAATAAAATTGATCCTCAATTATTACAAAAATTTAGAACGCAACATTAG
- a CDS encoding WxL domain-containing protein has protein sequence MRQKVCKMMTKISISIFALYTLGIPFLAVAETIDQGSQPINTPNSNSQSTESAEVKDTQSLAPAFSLEQAVIKGTEKTVTALSFISTEEVDNVAIKLPSTAEIIEDELSSGMSSSYDETFDQWLLSSETPKKEFTVPVMFAEAGTYSVTVGEVATVKVEITKAEPNHSSGEEKSENDEPKEERNRSEEKQDEEIQGATVPVSTRAEFLSALANPEVSIINLERSIDIGSVISPENLDIDRSLKINGQMNTLNIGTGQVRLLTTTESKTLRIENTFLNKTDTNPFVIGQSSGENWTLQMEDVSRDSSSINYFRVADISSAVVRITGGGLTIDNRINLPGALFTTKEFIVENQAVVKLGNTQNSALAFTSANAKLTVADGAELFITNSGTTALQNSVYFTGSNATVSVKNNGNLQIQADGAASTSTDATSRNALSMTGNQSSIELENGRLNATTTGGQAIIMTGENPTIDVASGSQWQSQSNTAHSINLTGANGAFNIAKSTAVIQSTTGNSLVMSGNDATFEVSDASNVTINSSTGNRLTMTGITPTMTINDSDLKMTATTGAGIRLLNQEAMLTVDNSAVAITNTGNRTEDINQLGTTRLGKNSTLRMQNGATLDVQGALVSTAGANSLIGLYGEESKATLSENAQLNLTVNSGTGNGIYLQGKKAGITFADSKADIQTVTGRAVELSGAEPSVHLDRSDLTTKSTSTGGAVLLTGETSLFTLDNQSNMSVENEGGAIANVSLQGNQAKMVVDNQSQLSVAVPSTNSADTVITNNSIYLKGNAPTMEITRGASVDVLVRSGTKRGIRLDGANAVLSLNQGGKLTAETQAATAIQLNGDYVKLLAENKETSINAKSNYIATTVNGVSTVKLGEEETEKIGREPIVGASDSANITLWANSSSALVLQGINGQFNVNSKATLKLDSGPSGQLEANNANATLRFLRSGPNNTGTTHGGYQFNINGGDMTVTKRKGNAGGAAQMAPAIRMWGSNNQVTVSNAGRLLVVNEGTGIAHNGNTGGGNQGIHYTAGSNNGFSVNDPGSEVRIYANDGPALDMSDATVAGGNTAGGNGEIRVSNLGYFEASGRTASANAGIFRGRSTTVNFDNPLFMDYRNNRVGGGNIFSNIASSTLTATASDFAVWKDGTDLDADPYLHSNNMDYTFSGTNFSTLTSMEPAERFDFEAFGSAGLTSYSRLSSNNARWAIVNELRVPTNADKKIHGLIRMPVGLHDSRPAWQDEVKVTVEIERDGAVIQTYETLTHGHTAEKPGISIYDEEPQGGVFEIELDEYLQAGDLVRITDVEVLAGEMEGDFQNVYEVEDVTVFPIIPPSPATFSNHLVPANARVISGHSDDPEVEVTATHNGETIDPTLITIDDKGDIRIAVEKLNLAVDDVIQVFLRDHQGSASEAGVMNPPETNNHVGNINPKTPLVFRDATFVPATTLIVGGMVDGELTIDQASNWDFGTQPLTTKTQTYHALPSQVGGTAQGTSRPNFVQVTDERPVSEISGWSLFIKQEEQFSNQKTGELKGAQLSWKNGQAISSTGEIGNEDNLGIIRTSGILIPNNNSIQLIDANLFIEKQTWFYNFGDDSNKESSIFLNVPNTANAKATNYTTHINYSFQATPKNRIE, from the coding sequence ATGCGTCAAAAAGTATGTAAAATGATGACTAAAATAAGTATTTCAATCTTTGCACTATATACTTTGGGTATACCTTTCCTCGCTGTTGCGGAGACAATCGATCAAGGGAGTCAACCTATAAACACGCCGAACAGTAATAGTCAATCAACAGAATCAGCTGAAGTGAAGGATACCCAGTCACTGGCACCCGCTTTTTCTTTGGAGCAAGCGGTAATAAAGGGAACTGAAAAGACGGTAACTGCCCTTTCGTTTATAAGTACAGAAGAAGTGGATAACGTGGCAATCAAACTTCCGTCAACTGCTGAGATCATTGAAGATGAATTGTCATCAGGGATGAGTAGCAGTTATGATGAAACGTTCGACCAGTGGCTCTTATCATCAGAAACTCCGAAAAAGGAATTTACCGTACCTGTGATGTTTGCAGAAGCAGGAACCTATTCAGTAACTGTAGGAGAAGTGGCAACTGTTAAAGTAGAAATCACGAAGGCTGAGCCGAACCATTCTTCAGGAGAAGAAAAGTCAGAAAACGACGAACCAAAGGAAGAAAGAAATCGCTCGGAAGAGAAACAGGACGAAGAAATTCAAGGAGCAACGGTACCGGTTTCGACTCGTGCAGAATTTTTAAGTGCACTCGCCAATCCAGAGGTTTCTATCATCAATTTGGAACGTTCGATCGATATAGGCTCAGTTATCAGTCCAGAAAACTTGGACATTGATCGTTCACTAAAAATCAATGGGCAAATGAATACTTTGAATATCGGCACCGGACAAGTGCGTTTATTGACGACTACTGAGAGCAAAACTTTAAGAATTGAAAATACTTTTCTTAATAAAACAGATACCAATCCCTTTGTTATCGGGCAATCGTCTGGTGAAAATTGGACCCTTCAAATGGAAGATGTTTCAAGAGACAGCTCATCGATCAATTATTTTAGAGTAGCTGATATCTCAAGCGCAGTGGTACGAATAACTGGCGGTGGGTTAACCATAGATAATAGGATCAATCTACCAGGCGCGCTTTTTACGACAAAAGAATTTATCGTAGAAAATCAGGCAGTCGTGAAGCTAGGGAATACTCAAAATTCTGCGTTGGCATTTACGAGTGCGAATGCAAAACTGACCGTCGCAGATGGAGCAGAACTGTTTATTACGAACAGTGGAACAACCGCTTTGCAAAATTCCGTCTATTTTACGGGAAGCAATGCGACAGTTTCTGTGAAAAACAACGGTAACTTACAAATACAAGCGGATGGTGCAGCATCTACTTCGACAGACGCTACAAGTAGGAATGCGCTCTCGATGACAGGGAATCAATCGAGCATTGAGCTGGAAAATGGAAGGTTAAATGCGACAACTACAGGTGGACAGGCAATTATCATGACAGGGGAAAACCCAACAATCGATGTGGCATCAGGTAGTCAATGGCAAAGTCAATCGAATACAGCGCATTCCATCAACCTTACAGGTGCAAATGGCGCATTCAACATAGCTAAATCAACGGCAGTAATCCAATCGACTACAGGAAATAGTCTAGTCATGTCTGGAAACGATGCAACTTTTGAAGTAAGTGACGCTAGTAATGTAACGATCAACTCTAGTACAGGCAATCGGCTGACAATGACTGGTATAACGCCGACAATGACGATTAATGACAGTGATTTGAAGATGACTGCGACAACCGGGGCAGGTATTCGATTGTTGAATCAAGAAGCGATGTTAACTGTTGATAATAGTGCTGTTGCTATTACAAATACAGGGAACCGAACCGAGGATATCAATCAACTCGGCACCACCAGATTAGGTAAAAATTCTACGTTACGTATGCAAAATGGTGCAACGCTAGACGTGCAAGGTGCGTTAGTATCTACCGCAGGTGCGAATAGTTTGATTGGACTTTACGGGGAAGAGTCCAAAGCGACTCTTTCAGAAAATGCTCAACTGAATCTGACAGTCAACAGTGGAACAGGCAATGGCATATATTTACAAGGAAAGAAAGCGGGTATTACATTTGCAGATTCTAAGGCTGACATACAGACCGTGACAGGAAGAGCAGTGGAACTATCTGGGGCTGAGCCATCTGTCCATTTAGATAGAAGTGACTTGACAACGAAATCAACAAGTACCGGTGGAGCTGTTCTTCTGACGGGTGAAACTAGTTTATTTACCCTAGATAACCAAAGTAATATGAGTGTAGAAAATGAAGGCGGAGCAATTGCTAATGTTTCTCTTCAAGGAAATCAAGCAAAAATGGTTGTTGACAACCAATCACAACTATCTGTCGCAGTTCCAAGTACTAATTCTGCTGACACCGTCATAACGAATAATAGTATCTATTTAAAAGGAAATGCTCCTACTATGGAAATTACTCGAGGAGCTAGCGTGGATGTATTGGTCCGCTCGGGTACGAAGAGAGGGATTCGCTTAGACGGTGCGAATGCTGTTTTATCACTTAATCAAGGCGGAAAGTTAACTGCGGAAACGCAAGCAGCGACAGCGATACAATTGAATGGTGATTATGTCAAACTCCTCGCAGAGAATAAAGAGACAAGTATCAATGCGAAAAGTAACTATATCGCAACAACTGTAAATGGTGTATCCACTGTGAAGTTAGGCGAAGAAGAAACAGAAAAAATTGGGCGTGAGCCAATTGTAGGAGCATCCGATTCAGCAAATATCACACTTTGGGCGAACTCATCCTCTGCATTAGTCTTGCAAGGCATCAATGGACAGTTCAATGTAAATAGCAAGGCGACATTAAAGTTAGATTCAGGTCCTTCTGGACAACTTGAAGCAAATAATGCGAATGCTACTTTAAGATTCTTACGTTCCGGTCCAAATAATACAGGAACGACGCACGGTGGCTATCAATTTAATATCAATGGTGGGGATATGACCGTGACTAAGAGAAAAGGTAACGCAGGGGGGGCGGCGCAAATGGCGCCAGCAATCCGGATGTGGGGCAGTAATAATCAAGTGACTGTTAGTAATGCGGGGCGATTGTTAGTAGTCAATGAGGGGACTGGTATTGCTCATAATGGGAATACAGGTGGTGGAAACCAAGGAATCCATTATACTGCTGGATCAAATAATGGGTTTTCTGTCAATGATCCGGGTTCAGAAGTAAGAATCTATGCGAATGATGGTCCCGCATTGGATATGAGTGATGCGACAGTAGCCGGTGGAAATACAGCCGGTGGAAATGGTGAGATCAGAGTGAGTAATTTAGGTTATTTTGAAGCTTCCGGTCGTACGGCAAGCGCAAATGCAGGTATTTTTCGTGGTCGTTCAACTACTGTGAATTTCGATAATCCGCTATTTATGGACTATCGGAATAATCGTGTAGGTGGCGGGAATATTTTTAGTAATATTGCGAGCTCCACTTTAACTGCTACTGCAAGTGATTTTGCTGTTTGGAAAGATGGTACAGACTTAGATGCCGATCCGTATCTTCACTCGAACAATATGGATTATACTTTCTCTGGCACTAACTTTTCTACGCTCACTTCAATGGAACCAGCAGAACGTTTCGATTTTGAAGCATTTGGCTCAGCGGGCTTGACTTCTTATTCTCGACTCAGCTCAAACAATGCACGTTGGGCAATCGTGAATGAATTGAGAGTACCGACAAATGCGGATAAAAAAATCCACGGGTTGATCCGTATGCCAGTTGGTCTCCATGACAGCCGCCCCGCGTGGCAAGATGAAGTGAAGGTAACTGTGGAAATCGAAAGAGATGGGGCAGTGATTCAGACATACGAAACCTTGACACATGGTCACACAGCGGAAAAACCAGGTATTAGTATCTATGATGAAGAGCCACAAGGCGGCGTTTTTGAAATCGAACTTGACGAATATTTACAAGCAGGCGATCTTGTACGTATAACAGATGTTGAGGTTTTAGCAGGTGAAATGGAAGGCGATTTTCAAAATGTGTATGAAGTGGAAGATGTCACCGTATTTCCTATCATACCACCTTCACCTGCGACTTTCTCCAATCATTTAGTTCCGGCAAATGCGCGGGTTATTTCAGGTCATTCCGACGATCCTGAGGTAGAGGTTACGGCGACTCATAATGGAGAAACAATCGATCCTACACTCATTACCATAGATGATAAAGGGGATATCAGGATTGCTGTTGAGAAGTTAAATTTAGCAGTAGATGATGTCATCCAAGTCTTCTTAAGAGATCACCAAGGTTCTGCTAGTGAAGCTGGTGTCATGAATCCACCAGAGACGAATAATCACGTAGGAAACATCAATCCGAAAACGCCATTAGTATTTCGGGATGCAACGTTTGTTCCTGCTACCACATTGATTGTCGGTGGTATGGTCGATGGAGAGCTAACGATCGATCAAGCAAGTAATTGGGACTTTGGGACCCAACCGCTTACGACTAAAACACAAACGTACCATGCATTACCGAGTCAGGTAGGCGGTACGGCGCAAGGAACTTCCAGACCGAATTTTGTTCAGGTGACAGATGAGCGACCGGTATCAGAAATAAGTGGCTGGAGTTTGTTCATCAAACAAGAAGAACAATTTTCTAATCAAAAAACAGGTGAATTGAAAGGTGCCCAACTTAGTTGGAAAAATGGACAAGCCATTTCAAGCACTGGAGAAATCGGCAATGAAGATAATTTAGGTATCATCCGCACGAGTGGGATCTTGATTCCTAATAATAATAGTATTCAATTGATCGATGCAAATCTATTCATAGAGAAGCAGACATGGTTTTATAATTTTGGGGATGATTCGAATAAAGAGAGCAGTATCTTTCTAAATGTGCCGAATACAGCAAATGCAAAAGCAACAAACTATACGACGCACATCAATTACTCGTTTCAAGCCACTCCTAAAAATCGAATAGAATGA